The Spiroplasma citri genomic sequence TTTGATATATCCCAGTTATAATTTGTTGATCAATTTTTGCCAAAATGGGAGGTTCTCCAGTTCTTGGTATTATTATTGGTTTAACCTTATTATTACCACCATTAGTCGATATTTTTGAAATTGCCAAAGGAGCTAAAAATTCATTATGAATTTTTGATGTAGCACCAACATTTGACTTTGGAGCATGAAGTTTTCCATGGAAAATTCAATATACAGGACAAGTAATTCCAACAATTGGAGTAGCCTTTTTTGGAGTTTATTTAGAAAAAGGATTAAATCGAATTGTCCACGCTGTTTTAAAACAAATTTTTGTACCATTATTAACAATTTTATTATCGTTTACAGTTGGATTATGCTTAATTGGTCCAGTTGGTTATATTATTGGAAGTGCAATTTCAGTTGGATTAAGATGAGCATTAGTTAATCCAATTGCAAAATACTTCTTTGGTCCAATTTTAGGATTATTATATGCACCAATTGTAATTACTGGTGTTCATACGATGCTTAATGCAGTAATGATTCAAGATACAGTTCAAATTGGGGGAACCTTTATTTTTCCAATTTTATGTATTTCAAATATTGCGCAAGGAAGTGCTTCCTTGATGTTTACTATTAATAATCGAAAGAACCCCAAGATGAAAGAAAATGGAATTTCTGCCACAACGTCCGCTTGATTAGCAGTGACTGAGCCAGCATTATATGGAATTAATTTACGTTTTCTTTATCCATTCTTAGCATCAATTGTTGGATCAGCAAGTGGTGCAATGTTATTAACAGTTGCAGGAGTAACTTCAAATGGAATTGGAAATGGAGCATGATTAGGAATTTTATCAATTCAATCATTTAGTCAAGTCCAAGGTGTTCAAACATTTATTGGTACCGGATATACTTGGTTTATTCTTAGTGCACTATTAACAATGAGTGTAACAATGGCCTTAACATGATTTTTAGAAAAACTTCCACGTTTTACAAAGTTACGAGATGAAATATTACAAGTTAAGGGAACAAGTTTAATTAGTTTTAAAAAACAACCAAAAGTGGTTGAAAATATTAGTAAATAAATCTTTGAAACTGTAGAGGAGATTATCAATGAATAAAATAAATTTTCAAGAAGCGA encodes the following:
- a CDS encoding PTS transporter subunit EIIC → MTKKTYTTEIVALIPLLGGIDNIISYTHCVSRIRLVLKDNTKANSKEIEELDNVKGTVQPIGQYHIVIGPDVNNYFAEFKKYLTSKTEKLGENITNESTVKKGKWYQRLLQHFSEIFIPLVPALIAGGLILGFRNILEANWNGEGTSLVSISGFAKGLDDFLWIPAQAVFWYIPVIICWSIFAKMGGSPVLGIIIGLTLLLPPLVDIFEIAKGAKNSLWIFDVAPTFDFGAWSFPWKIQYTGQVIPTIGVAFFGVYLEKGLNRIVHAVLKQIFVPLLTILLSFTVGLCLIGPVGYIIGSAISVGLRWALVNPIAKYFFGPILGLLYAPIVITGVHTMLNAVMIQDTVQIGGTFIFPILCISNIAQGSASLMFTINNRKNPKMKENGISATTSAWLAVTEPALYGINLRFLYPFLASIVGSASGAMLLTVAGVTSNGIGNGAWLGILSIQSFSQVQGVQTFIGTGYTWFILSALLTMSVTMALTWFLEKLPRFTKLRDEILQVKGTSLISFKKQPKVVENISK